One stretch of Thermanaerosceptrum fracticalcis DNA includes these proteins:
- the bioA gene encoding adenosylmethionine--8-amino-7-oxononanoate transaminase, with amino-acid sequence MNHWQQKDLQYVWHPCSQMKDYEDFPPIVIERGEGPYLYDMEGKAYLDAVSSWWVNLFGHSNKRINEAIRRQCEELEHVIFANFSHKPAIQLAEKIVEITPPGLQKVFFADNGSSAVEVALKLSYQYHQQAGHGAKTKFVAISDAYHGETLGALAVGDLDLYSRVFEKLTMRTYKAQGPDCFRCAYGQRREDCSAQCFENLEKLVEEKHQEICGVIIEPLIQGAAGMKIYPPVYLRRLRELCSEYNIHLIADEIAVGFGRTGKMFACEHAGISPDLMCLSKGLTAGYLPLALTLVTEEIYQAFYADYRELKAFMHSHSYTGNPIACAVANESLNIFQEENILEKNRHKSRLIALLSREKAENHPYIGEFRQLGMVGALELVEDKRLKKGFDWKERVGYQIYRIALGKGVLLRPLGNVIYFMPPYVVDEKDIEFMVNTAFAAINRYFGIE; translated from the coding sequence ATGAATCACTGGCAGCAAAAGGATTTACAGTATGTCTGGCATCCCTGTTCTCAGATGAAGGACTATGAAGATTTTCCCCCTATCGTCATAGAGAGAGGGGAAGGGCCTTATTTATATGACATGGAGGGAAAAGCTTACCTGGATGCCGTATCCTCCTGGTGGGTAAACCTCTTTGGACACAGTAACAAAAGGATTAACGAGGCCATCAGGCGGCAGTGTGAAGAGCTGGAGCATGTGATTTTTGCCAACTTTTCGCATAAGCCTGCTATCCAGCTTGCTGAGAAAATCGTGGAAATAACGCCGCCAGGGTTACAGAAGGTATTCTTTGCCGATAATGGTTCCTCGGCGGTGGAAGTTGCCCTTAAACTGAGTTACCAGTATCACCAGCAAGCGGGTCATGGAGCCAAAACCAAGTTTGTGGCCATCTCCGATGCCTATCACGGCGAGACATTAGGGGCCCTGGCTGTCGGGGATTTAGATCTTTACAGCAGAGTCTTTGAGAAATTGACGATGAGGACATATAAAGCGCAGGGGCCCGATTGTTTCCGCTGTGCCTATGGACAAAGGAGAGAAGACTGTTCCGCCCAGTGTTTTGAGAACTTGGAAAAATTGGTAGAAGAGAAGCACCAGGAGATTTGCGGTGTAATCATCGAGCCCTTGATCCAGGGAGCCGCCGGGATGAAGATTTATCCCCCTGTTTATTTGAGGCGACTGCGGGAACTATGCAGTGAGTATAATATTCACTTAATCGCCGATGAGATTGCTGTGGGTTTTGGCCGCACGGGAAAAATGTTTGCCTGTGAACATGCCGGAATTAGCCCGGATCTCATGTGCCTGTCCAAAGGATTGACAGCAGGGTATCTTCCCCTGGCCCTGACCCTGGTGACGGAGGAAATCTACCAGGCCTTTTACGCCGACTATAGGGAATTGAAAGCCTTTATGCACAGCCACAGTTATACGGGAAATCCCATTGCCTGTGCCGTGGCCAATGAATCCCTCAACATTTTCCAGGAGGAAAATATCCTGGAGAAAAACCGTCATAAGTCCCGGCTTATTGCTCTCTTATCCAGGGAAAAAGCGGAAAACCACCCGTACATTGGGGAATTCCGTCAACTTGGGATGGTGGGGGCCCTGGAACTGGTAGAGGACAAGCGCTTGAAAAAGGGCTTTGACTGGAAAGAGAGGGTAGGCTACCAGATCTACAGGATTGCCCTGGGCAAAGGGGTACTGCTTCGACCCCTGGGCAATGTGATTTATTTCATGCCTCCCTATGTGGTAGATGAAAAAGACATTGAGTTTATGGTGAATACAGCCTTTGCCGCCATTAACCGGTATTTTGGGATTGAATGA
- a CDS encoding IclR family transcriptional regulator, producing the protein MKEAKNGLVQSVSRAISILQCFERTPELGVSEISRLLGLNKSTTFGLISTLEQHQFLEQNKESGKYRLGIELFRLGTKVKADLLSIATPYLKNLADIYKETVHLVVHSDSDVLYLDKIESPHSMRICSKVGERLPLYCTGVGKVILAHLKEEEIKDILKKTSFQKRTEKTICDPDLLYKELLKTREKGYAEDDEELEVGLKCIATPIFNHLGKPIGAISVAGPTSRMSDELTRNISKTLMEYTKEISRKLGYIQE; encoded by the coding sequence GTGAAAGAAGCAAAAAACGGGTTAGTACAATCGGTAAGTAGAGCTATCTCAATATTGCAGTGTTTTGAAAGGACGCCGGAGCTAGGTGTATCAGAAATAAGCAGGTTGCTGGGTTTAAACAAAAGCACTACATTTGGACTTATCTCCACATTAGAGCAACACCAGTTTTTAGAACAAAATAAAGAATCGGGGAAATACCGCCTGGGTATAGAACTGTTTCGGCTGGGTACGAAAGTTAAGGCCGATCTATTAAGTATTGCTACACCCTATCTCAAGAATTTGGCTGATATCTATAAAGAAACTGTGCACCTTGTTGTGCACAGTGACAGTGATGTCTTATATCTTGATAAAATCGAGAGTCCTCACTCCATGAGGATTTGTTCAAAAGTAGGGGAGAGGCTGCCGCTTTACTGTACCGGCGTGGGTAAAGTCATTTTAGCTCATTTAAAAGAAGAAGAAATTAAAGATATCTTAAAAAAGACATCCTTTCAAAAACGGACGGAAAAAACAATTTGCGATCCGGATTTGTTGTATAAGGAATTATTAAAAACTAGGGAGAAGGGCTATGCTGAGGATGATGAAGAGTTAGAAGTGGGATTAAAATGTATCGCCACCCCCATTTTTAATCATCTGGGTAAACCGATTGGGGCTATCAGTGTGGCCGGGCCTACTTCACGGATGAGTGACGAATTGACCCGAAATATTAGCAAAACGCTTATGGAATACACAAAAGAGATATCGAGAAAGCTTGGTTATATACAAGAGTAA
- a CDS encoding polysaccharide deacetylase family protein → MSIKQLKIAKKTAIILFLTVFLSGCAGQGSTPAGSFIYISDNSTADEKTCKQKTILVEQKKEAAIDQLKESLRIKYRDRKPKLWGENVPGVMTKLDTSEKIIALTFDACGGSKLSNGVDTELIDFLIQEGIPATLFLSGRWIEANPEYCRFLADNSNFEIENHGFRHKPLSVNGKSVYNVQGTTGIEEIIDEVETNARQIEKYTGRKPKYFRSGTAYYDEIAVQIVGDLGYQVVNFNVIGDGGATYSKQQVKHATLKAQPGSIIIYHMNHPEGSTSEGLIEGVKELKEKGYRFVKLEEYRLK, encoded by the coding sequence ATGAGCATCAAGCAACTCAAAATAGCTAAGAAAACAGCTATAATTTTATTTTTAACCGTCTTCTTAAGTGGATGTGCAGGCCAGGGATCAACCCCAGCCGGTTCATTTATTTATATTAGTGATAATAGCACTGCTGATGAGAAGACTTGTAAGCAAAAGACAATTCTTGTAGAACAAAAAAAAGAAGCGGCCATTGACCAACTGAAAGAAAGCTTGCGGATTAAATATCGTGATAGAAAGCCTAAATTATGGGGAGAAAATGTGCCGGGCGTTATGACAAAACTTGATACAAGCGAGAAAATAATAGCCCTCACCTTTGATGCCTGTGGCGGGAGTAAATTGAGTAATGGAGTTGATACTGAACTTATTGATTTTCTTATACAAGAAGGGATTCCGGCCACCTTATTTTTAAGCGGTAGATGGATTGAAGCTAATCCAGAATACTGCAGATTTTTAGCAGATAATAGTAATTTTGAGATTGAAAATCACGGTTTCCGGCATAAACCTTTATCCGTTAACGGTAAGTCCGTTTATAACGTTCAAGGGACAACCGGTATTGAGGAAATCATCGATGAAGTGGAAACAAATGCACGGCAAATAGAAAAATATACAGGACGGAAACCCAAGTACTTTCGCTCCGGTACTGCCTATTACGATGAAATTGCCGTGCAAATTGTCGGTGACTTAGGTTATCAAGTGGTTAACTTTAATGTGATTGGCGATGGAGGGGCTACCTACTCTAAACAACAAGTCAAACATGCTACACTAAAAGCCCAACCCGGTTCAATCATCATTTATCACATGAACCACCCGGAAGGCTCTACCAGTGAAGGTTTGATAGAAGGGGTGAAAGAGTTAAAAGAAAAAGGATATAGATTTGTCAAGTTAGAAGAGTATCGACTTAAATAA
- the bioD gene encoding dethiobiotin synthase, producing the protein MTKGFFVVGTDTGVGKTVVTAGLVGALRAKGVNAVPFKPVQSGAVKGRYGLIPLDVEFYKKVCDLPPDEYNTYALEAPLAPSLAAEISRVTIERDIILKNYAALAGKYELIVVEGAGGLYVPLSGTSFLLPDLIKALNLPLIIVARANLGTINHTVLTVKCAQELGLVIKGIIYNGYNADSATLAEKTNPKIIEQITGVPTLGVIPKGRDIVVDAGKAGNCLELIENHVNFSLLLN; encoded by the coding sequence ATGACGAAAGGTTTTTTTGTGGTGGGTACAGACACGGGGGTGGGTAAAACGGTGGTTACTGCCGGCCTGGTAGGTGCCCTAAGAGCAAAAGGGGTTAATGCCGTTCCCTTTAAACCTGTACAGAGCGGGGCTGTTAAAGGCCGTTACGGTTTAATTCCACTGGATGTGGAGTTTTACAAAAAGGTTTGCGATTTACCCCCTGATGAATACAATACCTATGCCCTGGAAGCCCCCTTAGCGCCCAGCCTGGCCGCCGAAATTTCCCGGGTCACCATTGAACGGGATATCATTTTAAAAAATTACGCCGCGCTGGCGGGAAAATACGAACTGATTGTGGTGGAAGGGGCAGGGGGTCTCTATGTCCCGCTCTCGGGCACCTCTTTTTTACTGCCGGACTTGATCAAAGCCCTGAATTTACCCCTGATCATCGTAGCCAGGGCCAATTTAGGGACCATCAATCATACGGTGCTGACGGTCAAGTGCGCTCAAGAGCTGGGGCTGGTGATTAAGGGCATTATTTACAACGGCTATAATGCGGACAGCGCCACCTTAGCGGAAAAGACAAACCCCAAAATTATTGAACAAATTACCGGTGTGCCCACTTTGGGGGTAATCCCCAAAGGACGTGACATCGTTGTCGATGCCGGCAAGGCAGGGAACTGTTTGGAACTGATCGAAAACCATGTGAATTTCTCTTTGTTACTGAATTAA
- a CDS encoding 6-carboxyhexanoate--CoA ligase — protein sequence MQKKLYNIRMRSAQGGSHEKGGQHISGAERIVPEEDIFQAVSSLLKRSLTHSKGKADFINISLEEIKKEEIIYLSSLPITTLEVKDYLEGRKGAIQCLQAAGLSLRQAQAVLNLLVEAPSMRGAMLVDIHTLKRLEPDLQRGVRATGMDWAPEIYPQLHAYLEGEGLNNTHVREALALASKVARAPGIVAEVCWSDDPEYIAGYVASPTLGYVRLNHLKPAGVDKGGRIFCFDPSKANLQECLHWMEEQITIINEIGPYQGTFPLKNYFGEKEYGTNR from the coding sequence ATGCAGAAAAAACTGTATAACATCAGAATGAGAAGCGCCCAAGGAGGCAGCCACGAAAAAGGCGGCCAACACATCTCCGGGGCGGAAAGGATCGTACCTGAAGAAGACATTTTTCAAGCTGTGTCCAGCCTCTTAAAACGCTCCTTAACCCACAGTAAAGGGAAGGCTGATTTTATTAATATCTCACTGGAAGAAATAAAAAAAGAAGAGATCATTTATCTCTCCTCTTTACCCATCACCACCCTGGAAGTCAAAGACTACCTGGAAGGAAGAAAAGGGGCTATCCAGTGCTTACAAGCCGCCGGGCTGTCACTCCGGCAAGCCCAAGCCGTTTTAAATCTTTTAGTGGAAGCTCCCTCTATGCGGGGAGCCATGTTAGTAGATATCCATACCTTAAAGCGCCTGGAACCGGACCTCCAGCGGGGAGTGAGGGCTACAGGCATGGACTGGGCCCCGGAAATTTATCCCCAGCTGCACGCCTACCTGGAAGGAGAAGGCCTGAACAATACCCATGTTAGGGAGGCCCTGGCCTTAGCCAGCAAAGTGGCCAGAGCCCCGGGTATTGTGGCCGAAGTTTGCTGGTCCGATGACCCCGAATATATAGCAGGCTATGTGGCTTCCCCCACCTTGGGCTATGTGCGGCTAAACCATTTAAAGCCCGCCGGTGTCGACAAAGGAGGCAGGATTTTTTGCTTTGATCCCAGCAAAGCCAATTTGCAGGAATGCCTCCACTGGATGGAAGAGCAAATAACCATCATAAATGAGATTGGCCCC